The window CTCACGCTGATATTGCTTTGTTATAGTAATCTGGTTTCTCGATCACGATTTTTGTGCGTATAGATAATAGATTGATGTTGTCTCGTGCTGATATTGCTTTGTTATACTTAGAGTAGTAATTTAgctaaatcaatttttaacttTGCAACCATGTTctttatatgaaaattcatgattatatatttgaaatagaaaattttaaacatcATCGTCAATCAGAAGCATGTACATTTTcaaagtaatattttaaatgcttaaagtcactaattaaattttaaatactaaatCTTCCTGTctccttaaaaaaaataatttgcaaTCCCTGGATTGAAAATTCTATGCTACACAGAGATTGCCTGAGAAAGTCAAATATATTGtacaatcataaaatattgtaacATCAAAAAGTAAACTTATTAATGACATACGTTCTTTTTGGTTctcaaagaaaaatatcaattgtTGTCAATTTGGTCATAGCCATGAAAGAAACTTACATCCGTTGCCTTTTCTTATACTCACATCATGtgattcatatttaattaattaacataattgAACAATATGCAAAaggaataaataaaacttataaactatatatatttcgTGCTAGTGAATTTAAAGGCAGTGAAGCTTTTGATTTTAATCGATATATTCACTACCAAatgaaatattgatatttacaTATAATGACACAATACCCGATTTTCAAAGAGCTTTAAAGGggtttactttttattttatttttaaattgatagtTAGGTATTTGtagattataaaataatatttgactTTGTAAGTACGcattagtaatattattaaatggGATCGGGCGCGACCCTCTACACCTATAgtatatttctaaataatttattaataaagtcAAAATAGTTAGTACATTATTATAAGgtaattataaattagtaatAAAGGTCTAATTTTACAGGCCAAATATTGATTgcttgaaaatttcaaaaaacaGTTTGACATGAATACATTGTCACTCTCACAAGCATATGCAGTAgagaaatttaattcatgCACATTGCTCTCATGCATGAGTCATGACGCAGACATACATATGTTATTCGTCAAAACGAGAATAACAAAAACTATAGCTAAAATCATAGGTTATCAACCCATTGAGCAAGCTAGttctattaataaaatacaaatataattaaatattgcaaAAAGGGATAAAATTACCTACCACGAACTAAATTATTAagaattagttaaaaaaaacttaatttattatacagtggcggatccagttGAGAACAAGAAGCTATATGCTTATTACCCAATATACTATCATTAAAGATAAACAAATAAAGCTTggttattaattattcatataaaaaaatgaaaagagtgaGAAAGATGTTAAAGGAGTCCTAGAATAAAGAGaagacaaaaaaagaaaacatcaaagaaaaaaaaaaaaaaggatgttGCCTCATTTTATCAACAACTTCTCATACTTTGTTGCGGATGAGTaagaaaaaaactactacTGAACTACATAAGATCATTAATTACCGGTGTCAAAATGCAATGATCGATGCATGAAACGAAACATGTGGAGTTagatatagtaaaaaaattcgaTCATCGGCGTCGAAATGCAAAAACAGTGCGTCAGTCATTGTTGGCAATGGATGACATACGAAGAACGAAAGTAAACTCTGAGCCCTAATGGTTGAGGCATTGCTTCCACACTTTGTGATCATGAATTTTCATAACCTAATGGGGTCAATCAATCTCGATCTCATCTGAATCCGACATTAAACTTGGACCCACTATGGCCCTATCCATAGCCTTAAAGGCCTTTCATATCTATACATGCTCACAAATGGACCCCCCAActataagaaaaaattgaatggtCCACACAAGTGGAGTTTGGTAGAACAAAACACGGCATCGATATGTATACTATAATATGTACGGCAATCCCCCAATAGTCAAACCcatatataatagtaataaaatattttattgataaataaaaatatggactATATGAAATTGGTGATGTAAATGTATTAACTTGCCAACTTGATTGACTGCTTCGAAGGGGTCAATTAAATTGGATGAGGAATTCAATTGTACAATGTTGTCTCATCTTCCACGCTATTAGAGGTGGTTGAACATATTGGTTACAATAGTGATTTATTGATTATCAATCCGTGTTGTGCAAGCTAGGCCTACATTATTTTaccttaaaaataataatttcagtaaatattaatcaatttGTATCATGGGTAGACACTTTctttatgagaaaaataacGAGCCATgtactatttttgataataaatttaaacatcatatcataaatttgtatttgaCCTATACATGCACtccatatatttaatatttaaagaatAGAGTCAAAGtgtagaataaaaattaaactagcTAGTCCCTACAATTGTTAGCTAACTACACTTTCCATTTCTATGAAACATGACACCTCCAAATCACATTATGCTTAGATAAGTGTTAGTACATAGTTTGTTGCTAGCTGAACGGGGTCTTAATTGTCTTATTGGGCCTAACCCGTCGTTTGTGTGCCTATTTGTATAGAAATAGGGCACATAACTCTGTAATCTGAAAACAATCTGAATACAATCCGTTCTACgagtgaaccacgtaaattctgtgTCTCTTTACGTTTTCTGTTTCTCTCGATTACACAATCGTTCTATTTTGTCACAACAATAACTCATTGcaatagaagaagaaataagaaaaggtTTGTTTACATGCAAATATgcaatcaattaaattatctCATTCAATGAATATTACTAATACAATGTAATTTTAAACACAAACCCATTCTTTGAACGGGCAAAAACTATTTCCATCAAAACACCTACATATACATGgataaacaaaatcaaaatcaaaagctaaaaataatcaataatgatTCCCCATCTATCATTTACTGATTCCCCCTTCTTCTCTCGACAAAATCATGTATCCTGGCGAGCGCGACTTGCAGCGTCTGCTCGCTCATATTCGCGAAGCAGACTCTAAACCACCCGGGCTCCGCGCAATGGCACGAAACCCCGGGTGAAATATTAAGTTTGACTTCCCTCAAAATACACTCCCACAAAGCCAACTCCTCCCCAACGGTCCCCTCCTTCAAAAACGGGCTCAAATTCATCCAACAAAACAAGCCCGCATTCCCCTTCAAGCACTCGATCCCGGCCCGGCCCAGCCCGTCCACGATCATCCGGTACCGCCTCCGCAGCCTCTCCCGGTTCGTCTCGATGTACCCCGCCGTGAACTCCTCGTCGGAGAGCATCGTCGCCAGCAGCTGCTGCGTCTGCGACGAGATCAGCGTGAAGCTCGACATCCGCCTCGCCGTCGTCACGACGGCGTCGTTGTAGGAGTAGATCGTCCCGACTCGGAACCCGGGGAGGCCGAGGTCCTTCGAGAGGCTGTACACGATGTGGCACCTCTCGGAGCCCCGGCCGCCCCGGGCCTCGAGGACCTCCGCGACGCTGACGAACTCAGCGTCGGAGAAGGCGGAGCCCGAGTAGATCTCGTCGGAGACGAGGTGGATGTTTTTTAAGGACGCGAAGTCGAGCACGTGCTCGAGCACGGCGCGCTTCACGGTCGCGCCCAGCGGGTTGGAGGGGTTGGTGATGAGGACGCCCCGCACGCGGAGGCCCCTCGACTCCGCGTCCGAGTACGCGGAGTCGAGGGCGGCCGGGGTGATCTCGAAGGCGTTGGAGCTGTCGCAGTGGATGGGGACGATGTGGACGCCGGTTCGCCATCGCAAGTCTCTATCGAAGCTGCGGAATTAATGAAAAGAATTATTGGTTAGTTTCGATGTCACACTTAACTATGCTTCTCgtggaatatattttatagatattttactactattaaatattaaattcaactcgtattatatttaaaaatttaataaaaatagaacttCGTATACgcaaatttcttaaaatttgtgtcagAGACATTTAATAGTGGACGAACAGAGtaagaatttataaatataattaccCTGGATAGTATGGAGTTGGGACGAGCAAGGCATCGCCGGGATCGGCCAAAATGAAGGTGAGAAGTTCGTTAGCGGCGGTTGCTCCCGCCGTGATCACGATTCTTTCCGGGTCGAATTTTGCCCGCCCGCCTCTTATTTTCCCCATGAAGCTCGCCATTGCCTGAAATTGCAGCATACGTTGGTCAGTGGCTGACgcagaaaaatagaaagtcTTAACAATTAAGAAGGCTCCTAAtttatacttcatccgtccataaaaaattaatactacggaatatttcatttcttacaAATGAAGATCATAATACTTAACAATACTTCAGGtcaattttttatggacggataGAGTAATAAGAGAGGAAGACTAAGAGGGTGTTTGTTACCTTTCTAAAAGAAAGTAGACCATGATAATCTTGAAACAAAGCATTCTCTCTAAAACTAGAAACTCTCCCGCTGCTGGTGGCGTCGGAGGAATTCTTCTCA is drawn from Salvia hispanica cultivar TCC Black 2014 chromosome 6, UniMelb_Shisp_WGS_1.0, whole genome shotgun sequence and contains these coding sequences:
- the LOC125196753 gene encoding 1-aminocyclopropane-1-carboxylate synthase 7-like, coding for MAIKPLKQPSSASSAAVRLSKIAVSNTHGEDSPYFAGWKAYDENPYDESSNPSGVIQMGLAENQVSFDLLEKYLEKNSSDATSSGRVSSFRENALFQDYHGLLSFRKAMASFMGKIRGGRAKFDPERIVITAGATAANELLTFILADPGDALLVPTPYYPGFDRDLRWRTGVHIVPIHCDSSNAFEITPAALDSAYSDAESRGLRVRGVLITNPSNPLGATVKRAVLEHVLDFASLKNIHLVSDEIYSGSAFSDAEFVSVAEVLEARGGRGSERCHIVYSLSKDLGLPGFRVGTIYSYNDAVVTTARRMSSFTLISSQTQQLLATMLSDEEFTAGYIETNRERLRRRYRMIVDGLGRAGIECLKGNAGLFCWMNLSPFLKEGTVGEELALWECILREVKLNISPGVSCHCAEPGWFRVCFANMSEQTLQVALARIHDFVERRRGNQ